Proteins encoded within one genomic window of Candidatus Giovannonibacteria bacterium:
- the secY gene encoding preprotein translocase subunit SecY gives MWAKVKLILQEAELRNKFLYLFGFLAAFRLISAVPIPGVDALRLRQFFDSNQFFGLLNLFSGGALGNLSIMMLGVGPYITASIIMQLLTMIFPQLKELQQEEGEAGRQKFNQYSRLLTVPLALVQGFGLLTILERQGILQFISFYDKFANVIIVAAGSILLMWIGELISEYGIGNGVSLLIFAGIVARLPADLAQTFAAFDPSQLPPLIAFAAVGLVTVAAVVYISEGDRPIPVYYAKRIRGMRMYGGTTSYLPLKVNQAGVIPIIFALSILLLPQMVANFFASSGNAVLRAIASFIINFLGSSWTYASAYFILVFLFTYFYTAVTFDPESVSKNLQQSGAFVPGIRPGASTAGFLGKIVTRITFVGALFLGAVAVLPLILQGLTGITTLTIGGTALLIVVSVVLETAKQVQGQLSLRAYE, from the coding sequence ATGTGGGCTAAAGTCAAACTGATTTTGCAGGAAGCGGAGCTCCGAAACAAGTTCTTGTATCTTTTTGGCTTTCTGGCCGCTTTCCGTTTGATTTCCGCGGTGCCGATTCCGGGGGTTGACGCTTTGCGTCTGCGTCAGTTTTTTGATTCAAATCAATTCTTCGGGCTTTTAAATCTTTTCTCCGGAGGCGCTTTGGGGAATCTTTCCATAATGATGCTGGGCGTGGGCCCTTATATCACCGCTTCCATTATAATGCAGCTTTTGACGATGATTTTTCCGCAGTTAAAAGAGTTGCAGCAGGAAGAAGGGGAGGCCGGGAGGCAGAAATTTAACCAGTATTCGCGCTTGCTCACCGTGCCCCTGGCTTTGGTGCAGGGATTCGGGCTTTTGACCATTTTGGAACGGCAGGGGATTTTGCAGTTTATTAGTTTCTACGACAAATTCGCCAATGTTATCATCGTCGCCGCAGGGTCCATTTTGCTTATGTGGATAGGCGAGCTGATTTCAGAATACGGCATCGGAAACGGCGTGTCGCTTTTGATTTTCGCCGGCATTGTGGCGCGCCTTCCTGCGGACCTAGCCCAGACATTCGCGGCTTTTGACCCGTCGCAGCTGCCGCCGCTCATCGCTTTTGCGGCAGTCGGCCTCGTAACCGTGGCGGCCGTTGTTTACATATCGGAGGGCGACAGGCCAATACCGGTTTATTACGCCAAGCGCATCCGCGGCATGCGCATGTACGGCGGGACAACGAGCTATCTGCCCTTGAAAGTGAACCAAGCCGGGGTAATCCCAATAATTTTCGCGCTTTCCATTTTGCTTCTGCCGCAGATGGTGGCGAATTTTTTCGCGTCTTCCGGAAACGCGGTTTTGCGGGCGATTGCTTCCTTCATAATCAATTTTTTAGGGAGTTCCTGGACTTACGCGTCGGCTTATTTTATTTTGGTTTTCCTTTTCACTTATTTTTACACCGCGGTCACGTTTGACCCGGAGTCCGTTTCCAAGAATTTGCAGCAAAGCGGGGCGTTCGTGCCCGGAATCAGGCCCGGGGCGTCCACCGCCGGTTTTTTGGGAAAAATAGTAACCCGCATAACTTTCGTTGGCGCCTTGTTTTTGGGCGCTGTGGCGGTGTTGCCCTTGATTTTGCAGGGTTTGACGGGCATTACCACTCTTACCATCGGCGGCACGGCCTTGCTCATCGTGGTTTCGGTCGTATTGGAAACCGCTAAACAGGTTCAGGGCCAGCTTTCTCTCCGCGCGTATGAATGA
- a CDS encoding uL15 family ribosomal protein, which produces MQAHNLLKSGNKKHRRIGRGGKRGSFSGRGIKGQKSRAGRRIRPQIRDIIKKIHKRRGYRFKRGFAEKVAVVNLRDLETKFKDGEKITKELLVERGLIRSKRPVKILGSGLPRRVKAGKLIKKFIFDKDILMSRPVKEKFNVG; this is translated from the coding sequence ATGCAGGCGCATAATTTACTAAAATCAGGCAATAAAAAACACAGGAGAATAGGGCGCGGGGGGAAGCGCGGGTCATTTTCGGGCCGGGGCATTAAGGGGCAAAAATCGCGCGCGGGGAGGAGAATCCGCCCGCAAATTCGTGATATTATAAAGAAAATCCATAAAAGGCGCGGCTATCGCTTCAAAAGGGGCTTTGCCGAAAAAGTTGCGGTTGTAAACTTGAGAGATTTGGAAACGAAGTTTAAAGACGGCGAGAAAATAACCAAAGAACTGCTTGTCGAGCGCGGTTTGATTAGATCCAAAAGGCCGGTAAAAATTCTGGGAAGCGGCTTGCCTCGCCGAGTCAAGGCGGGCAAACTGATTAAAAAGTTTATTTTTGACAAAGATATTTTAATGTCTCGCCCGGTTAAAGAAAAATTCAATGTGGGCTAA
- the rpsE gene encoding 30S ribosomal protein S5, with product MAREPRQKSEYEQKLTDLRRVARVVAGGRRFTFRAAVVIGNKKGDVGFGLGKAADTSQAIEKAVRKARKSLIHVPLTKDESIPHEVYSKFGSARVILRPAKAGRGLVAGGAARTVLALAGVKNASAKILSHTKNKLTNALATLEALKLLKERNKQKDAGA from the coding sequence ATGGCCAGAGAACCAAGACAAAAAAGCGAATACGAGCAAAAACTGACGGATCTCCGGAGGGTTGCGAGAGTTGTCGCCGGCGGGCGCCGCTTCACCTTCAGGGCAGCGGTTGTTATCGGAAATAAAAAAGGCGATGTGGGGTTCGGTTTGGGCAAGGCGGCTGACACTTCGCAGGCGATTGAAAAAGCCGTGAGGAAGGCCAGAAAATCCCTGATTCACGTCCCGCTCACAAAGGATGAGTCAATTCCGCACGAAGTTTATTCAAAGTTCGGCAGCGCGCGGGTTATCTTAAGGCCGGCAAAAGCCGGCCGGGGGCTGGTCGCCGGAGGCGCGGCGCGGACGGTTTTGGCTTTGGCGGGGGTAAAAAACGCCAGCGCCAAAATTTTATCGCACACCAAAAACAAGCTCACCAACGCGCTTGCCACTTTGGAAGCATTGAAATTATTAAAAGAAAGAAACAAACAAAAAGATGCAGGCGCATAA
- a CDS encoding 50S ribosomal protein L18, whose protein sequence is MTKIKEHKREIRHKRVRARVFGTAERPRLSVFRSNKHIFLQLVDDEKQRTILSASDKEINVKKKASKSDKAYETGKLLAEKAKSKKIKSAVFDRGGFKYHGRVKKVAEGAREGGLKF, encoded by the coding sequence ATGACAAAAATAAAAGAACACAAACGGGAGATAAGACATAAAAGGGTGAGGGCGCGGGTTTTTGGGACTGCCGAGCGCCCGCGGCTTTCGGTTTTCCGTTCAAACAAGCATATTTTTCTCCAGCTTGTTGATGACGAAAAACAAAGAACAATTTTGAGCGCGTCGGATAAAGAAATCAACGTTAAAAAAAAGGCGAGTAAATCGGACAAGGCATATGAAACGGGGAAACTTTTGGCGGAGAAGGCAAAGAGCAAAAAAATTAAAAGCGCGGTGTTTGATCGGGGCGGATTTAAATATCACGGCCGCGTCAAAAAAGTTGCAGAGGGAGCAAGGGAAGGCGGATTAAAATTTTAA
- the rplF gene encoding 50S ribosomal protein L6: MSRLAKKSIKIPEGVSVNRAGDFWLFNGPKGELKKRFPDYVDIKDAGGEFKISLKENSPKEFYPVLGTAASIFKSAILGVKDGYEKKLEIEGVGYKAQLDGKDLSLSLGFTHPVKIPAPEGVAFKIEKNMIVVSGADKEKVGEAAANIRAQKRPEPYKGKGIHYAGEIIRRKAGKKAVAAA; encoded by the coding sequence ATGTCCCGGCTCGCCAAAAAATCAATAAAAATTCCGGAAGGCGTTTCCGTAAACCGCGCCGGAGATTTCTGGCTGTTTAATGGCCCAAAGGGAGAGCTTAAAAAGCGCTTTCCCGATTATGTGGACATAAAAGACGCGGGCGGCGAATTTAAAATAAGTTTGAAAGAAAATTCTCCCAAAGAATTTTATCCGGTGCTGGGCACGGCGGCCTCCATTTTTAAAAGCGCCATTTTGGGGGTGAAAGACGGCTATGAAAAAAAATTAGAGATAGAGGGCGTAGGATACAAAGCGCAATTGGACGGCAAAGACCTCTCTTTGTCTTTGGGATTTACGCATCCGGTAAAAATTCCCGCGCCGGAAGGTGTGGCATTCAAAATTGAGAAGAACATGATTGTGGTAAGCGGCGCCGATAAAGAAAAAGTCGGCGAGGCGGCCGCGAATATCAGGGCGCAGAAGCGCCCGGAGCCGTACAAAGGGAAGGGCATCCATTACGCGGGTGAAATTATAAGGCGCAAGGCCGGCAAAAAGGCCGTAGCGGCCGCCTAG
- the rpsH gene encoding 30S ribosomal protein S8, producing MTDPIADMLIRIKNAQAVRKGAVSFGYSKIKFEIAKLLERAGYAGQVEQRGKKNAKLIEMKLLYEEDGAPKVSGARRASKPSRRFYRGHREIYPPRGGFGIAVYSTPKGLMTNKEAKRAKLGGEVLFEIW from the coding sequence ATGACAGACCCAATCGCAGACATGTTGATAAGGATAAAAAACGCGCAGGCGGTTAGAAAGGGCGCCGTTTCTTTCGGTTACTCCAAAATTAAATTTGAGATAGCCAAACTGCTTGAACGCGCCGGTTACGCCGGGCAGGTTGAACAAAGAGGCAAGAAAAACGCCAAGTTGATAGAAATGAAATTGCTTTACGAAGAGGACGGCGCGCCGAAAGTTTCCGGAGCGCGCCGGGCATCCAAACCGTCGCGGCGGTTTTACCGCGGCCACCGGGAAATTTATCCTCCGCGCGGAGGGTTTGGCATTGCGGTTTATTCCACTCCCAAAGGGCTTATGACCAATAAAGAAGCGAAAAGGGCGAAATTGGGCGGAGAAGTTTTATTTGAAATTTGGTAA
- a CDS encoding tRNA-binding protein, which translates to MINYSDFEKVDVRVGEVVKVEDFPEARKPAYKLDINFGEEIGIKKSSVQITEHYTKEKLLGKQVIAVVNFPPKQIGPFISEVLTLGLPDENGDVVLLSPTKSVPLGKKMF; encoded by the coding sequence ATGATAAATTATTCAGATTTTGAAAAAGTTGATGTTAGAGTAGGCGAGGTGGTTAAAGTGGAGGACTTTCCTGAAGCGCGAAAGCCAGCTTATAAACTGGATATTAATTTTGGAGAAGAAATCGGTATTAAAAAATCATCTGTACAAATCACCGAACATTATACGAAAGAAAAATTATTAGGGAAACAAGTGATTGCAGTAGTCAATTTCCCGCCGAAGCAAATCGGCCCGTTTATCTCCGAAGTATTGACGCTCGGTCTTCCTGATGAAAATGGAGATGTTGTGCTTCTGTCTCCGACAAAGAGTGTCCCGTTGGGAAAAAAGATGTTTTAA
- a CDS encoding GxxExxY protein translates to MNTKKEIRTDLIYPELSYKIIGILFDVYNQLGYGYQEKYYEKATAAALKLAGLNYKEQYLVPLKFKDEKIGNYFLDFLVDDKVVLELKRGERVAKSNIDQIYAYLIATGLKLGILAQFTPSGIKFRRILNIK, encoded by the coding sequence ATGAATACGAAAAAAGAAATAAGAACAGATTTAATATATCCAGAGCTAAGCTATAAAATAATTGGCATTTTGTTTGATGTTTATAATCAGCTAGGTTACGGATACCAAGAAAAATATTATGAGAAAGCTACCGCGGCCGCGTTAAAATTGGCCGGATTGAATTACAAAGAGCAATATCTTGTTCCTTTAAAGTTTAAAGACGAGAAAATTGGAAATTATTTCCTAGATTTTCTTGTGGATGATAAAGTTGTATTGGAGTTGAAACGAGGCGAACGAGTTGCTAAAAGCAATATTGACCAAATTTACGCCTACCTAATAGCCACAGGTCTAAAATTAGGAATTCTTGCGCAATTTACCCCAAGCGGCATTAAATTTAGGAGGATACTTAATATTAAATAA
- a CDS encoding type Z 30S ribosomal protein S14: MAKTSTYARSLKPPKFKSRVVRRCFRCWRKRGYMRDFDLCRICFRELANEGMIPGIRKSSW; this comes from the coding sequence ATGGCTAAAACTTCCACGTACGCAAGATCATTAAAGCCCCCGAAATTCAAAAGCAGGGTGGTCAGGCGCTGTTTCAGATGCTGGCGCAAGCGCGGTTATATGCGCGACTTTGACCTTTGCCGGATTTGTTTCAGGGAACTTGCCAACGAAGGCATGATACCCGGAATTAGAAAAAGTAGCTGGTAG
- the rplE gene encoding 50S ribosomal protein L5 produces the protein MQSIKEKYVKEAVPKMMKEFGLRTPMAVPRVLKVVVNVGTGKMRDKKEAIEAVEKHLALITGQKPSPRPARIAVSSFKTRQGMTVGYKVTLRGKRMYDFLDKLVGFAIPRTRDFRGIPLKSVDASGNLTVGIKEHIVFPEMVGEDVRNIFGLEVTIVTSARKRDEAAELFRLLGFPFQRNG, from the coding sequence ATGCAATCAATCAAAGAAAAATATGTAAAAGAGGCCGTGCCGAAAATGATGAAAGAGTTTGGCCTCCGAACTCCCATGGCTGTGCCGCGGGTTTTAAAAGTTGTCGTGAACGTCGGAACCGGCAAAATGCGCGACAAAAAAGAGGCAATTGAAGCCGTGGAGAAACATCTCGCGCTGATTACGGGACAAAAACCCTCGCCGCGCCCTGCCAGAATCGCTGTGTCGTCTTTTAAAACAAGGCAGGGAATGACTGTGGGATACAAAGTCACTTTGCGCGGAAAAAGGATGTATGACTTTTTGGACAAACTGGTCGGCTTTGCCATCCCGCGCACCCGGGATTTCCGCGGCATTCCGCTGAAATCCGTGGACGCGTCGGGCAATTTGACAGTGGGAATCAAAGAGCATATAGTGTTTCCTGAAATGGTTGGCGAAGACGTGAGAAATATTTTTGGATTGGAGGTAACGATTGTAACCAGCGCCAGAAAACGCGATGAAGCCGCGGAGCTATTCAGATTATTGGGTTTTCCTTTTCAACGCAATGGCTAA
- a CDS encoding 50S ribosomal protein L24, whose protein sequence is MRIKKGDIVKIISGKDRGKQGKVLRAFPKSEKIVVEGVALRKKHRRPRRQGQKGEVVTLPSPIHVSNTMLFCTNCGCGVRAGLQILENGRKARVCKKCKNEI, encoded by the coding sequence ATGCGCATAAAAAAGGGAGACATTGTTAAAATAATTTCCGGAAAAGACCGCGGCAAGCAGGGCAAGGTTTTGCGCGCGTTCCCGAAATCAGAAAAAATAGTTGTGGAAGGAGTCGCGCTTCGCAAAAAACACCGGCGCCCGAGAAGGCAAGGGCAAAAAGGTGAAGTTGTAACTTTGCCCTCTCCTATTCATGTTTCCAACACCATGTTATTCTGCACGAACTGCGGCTGTGGAGTCCGCGCTGGACTTCAGATTTTAGAAAACGGGCGGAAAGCCCGAGTTTGCAAAAAATGTAAAAACGAGATTTGA
- the rplN gene encoding 50S ribosomal protein L14: protein MIQHRTMLNIADNSGAKLAQCIKVLGGTRRRYAGVGDKIVVAIKAAEPRKAVKKGEVHKALVVRQKNAFRRPDGSYIRFDDNAIVILEGEEPKGGRIFGPIPREIKEKGFNKIASLAEEIV from the coding sequence ATGATCCAACACCGCACAATGCTCAATATCGCGGATAACTCCGGCGCGAAGCTCGCCCAGTGTATTAAGGTTTTGGGAGGAACCCGCCGGCGCTACGCCGGCGTAGGCGACAAAATTGTCGTCGCAATAAAGGCGGCGGAGCCGAGAAAGGCGGTTAAAAAAGGCGAGGTGCACAAGGCCTTGGTGGTCCGGCAGAAAAACGCTTTTCGGCGCCCGGACGGCTCATACATCCGCTTTGACGATAACGCAATTGTTATTTTGGAAGGAGAAGAACCGAAAGGAGGCCGTATTTTCGGCCCGATCCCACGCGAGATTAAAGAAAAGGGATTTAACAAAATAGCGTCTTTGGCGGAAGAGATAGTTTAA
- the rpsQ gene encoding 30S ribosomal protein S17, whose protein sequence is MPQTVKGTVVSNKMRRTIVVEVSRIKKHRLYGKFIKISKRYKAHTTEDVPEGAKVVLEACRPISKNKKWKLVKVL, encoded by the coding sequence ATGCCGCAAACAGTAAAAGGAACAGTTGTTTCAAACAAAATGCGCCGCACAATAGTTGTGGAAGTTTCGCGCATCAAAAAACACCGGCTTTACGGAAAATTTATTAAGATTTCAAAAAGGTACAAGGCACATACTACGGAGGACGTTCCGGAGGGCGCGAAAGTCGTGCTGGAAGCGTGCCGGCCGATATCTAAAAATAAAAAGTGGAAATTGGTTAAAGTTTTATGA
- the rpmC gene encoding 50S ribosomal protein L29 — protein sequence MAKLKIKDLKGKAEAELKELLSGEREKLLELKMRAHESKPKNVKEAREIRKNVARILTLLQNKN from the coding sequence ATGGCAAAGCTCAAAATAAAAGATTTAAAAGGCAAGGCGGAGGCGGAGCTTAAAGAGCTTTTATCCGGCGAACGCGAGAAATTATTGGAGCTTAAAATGAGGGCGCACGAATCAAAGCCGAAAAACGTCAAAGAGGCGCGTGAAATCAGAAAAAATGTAGCCAGAATTTTAACGTTGTTACAAAATAAAAATTAA
- the rplP gene encoding 50S ribosomal protein L16 yields MLFPKRVKFRKWQRMATRRNLKETRGVSLAFGSFGLKAEEAAWVNSKQLEAARKAMTNFVQRGGKIWIRIFPDKPVTKKPPEVTMGGGKGDVEGYVFPVLPGRILFEMDGVTKEAAEEALRRAGAKLPIRTKFVSR; encoded by the coding sequence ATGCTGTTTCCAAAAAGAGTAAAATTCAGAAAATGGCAGAGGATGGCCACCCGCCGCAACCTCAAAGAAACGCGGGGCGTGTCTTTGGCTTTCGGCTCGTTCGGCCTCAAGGCGGAGGAAGCCGCTTGGGTGAATTCCAAACAGCTGGAGGCGGCGAGAAAAGCGATGACGAATTTTGTCCAGCGCGGCGGAAAGATTTGGATTCGGATTTTCCCCGATAAACCGGTTACGAAAAAACCCCCGGAAGTGACGATGGGCGGAGGAAAAGGCGACGTTGAGGGGTATGTTTTCCCCGTGTTGCCGGGGAGAATTCTTTTTGAAATGGACGGGGTGACAAAGGAAGCGGCCGAGGAGGCGCTTCGCAGGGCCGGAGCGAAACTGCCGATTAGAACCAAATTTGTTTCAAGATAA
- the rpsC gene encoding 30S ribosomal protein S3, whose protein sequence is MSHTSHPYAMRLGILRPWRSRWFSARGFAGALKEDVMLRNFLDKKLKGAFVDSVEIERSPASINLIIKTARPGLLIGRGGEGIEKLKRDTEAFLNKLRKQKSAPKSKDKNQKSGLKITVEEIKSPEQHAKVMVESIAQDLERRLPFRRVLKQTMAKITASKEVKGAKISLSGRLDGAEMARYEWLKEGQVPLQTLRADVDFARGRAHLPYGDLGIKIWIYKGEIFDKKTKQAK, encoded by the coding sequence ATGAGCCACACGTCGCATCCATACGCAATGAGATTGGGGATATTGAGGCCTTGGAGGTCGCGCTGGTTTTCCGCGCGCGGATTCGCCGGCGCTTTGAAGGAAGACGTCATGCTCCGCAATTTTTTGGATAAAAAATTAAAAGGCGCTTTTGTTGATTCCGTTGAAATAGAGCGTTCTCCGGCAAGCATCAACTTGATTATAAAAACAGCGCGCCCGGGCCTGCTTATAGGCAGGGGAGGCGAAGGAATTGAAAAATTAAAAAGAGACACGGAAGCGTTTTTGAATAAATTGAGAAAGCAAAAATCGGCGCCGAAATCAAAAGACAAAAATCAAAAGAGCGGGCTTAAAATCACCGTTGAAGAAATCAAGTCACCCGAGCAGCACGCCAAAGTTATGGTTGAATCAATCGCCCAGGATCTGGAGCGCCGCTTGCCGTTCCGGAGGGTGCTCAAGCAGACAATGGCGAAAATAACCGCCTCCAAGGAAGTGAAAGGCGCAAAAATTTCTCTGTCCGGGCGGCTGGATGGCGCCGAGATGGCGAGATACGAATGGCTGAAAGAAGGGCAAGTTCCCCTGCAGACTCTACGCGCCGATGTTGATTTTGCCAGAGGCCGGGCGCACCTTCCTTACGGGGATTTGGGCATAAAAATCTGGATCTATAAAGGTGAGATTTTTGATAAGAAGACCAAACAAGCCAAATAA
- the rplV gene encoding 50S ribosomal protein L22, with translation MEIKAHLRYLRMAPRKVRLAAGAVKGKSAGEAEAVLEFLPKRAALPLKKLLKSAIANAKHNFNIEKENLVVKTITVDKGPTLKRFMPRARGSAAPIRKRESHVTIILKNK, from the coding sequence ATGGAGATAAAAGCGCATTTGAGATATTTGAGGATGGCGCCGCGCAAAGTGCGGCTCGCGGCCGGCGCCGTCAAAGGAAAATCGGCCGGAGAAGCGGAAGCGGTTTTGGAATTTTTGCCGAAGCGCGCGGCGCTGCCATTAAAAAAACTTTTAAAGTCGGCCATCGCCAACGCCAAGCATAATTTCAACATTGAGAAAGAAAATTTGGTTGTAAAAACCATTACCGTGGACAAAGGGCCGACGCTTAAGCGGTTTATGCCGCGCGCGAGGGGCTCCGCCGCTCCCATCAGAAAGCGCGAAAGCCATGTTACCATTATTTTAAAAAACAAATGA
- the rpsS gene encoding 30S ribosomal protein S19, giving the protein MARSLKKGPYTDPKLLKKLGKFRAGLPAGKAGGKDVIKTWSRRSQITPEMVGFIFGVHNGKDFIPVGVTEEMVGHRLGEFSPTRKFVKHGGKMQKELELQAKEAEKAKAASASSPAATAPAKK; this is encoded by the coding sequence ATGGCGCGGAGTTTAAAAAAAGGCCCGTATACGGACCCGAAATTGCTCAAGAAATTGGGCAAGTTTCGCGCGGGCCTGCCTGCCGGCAAGGCAGGCGGAAAAGACGTTATAAAAACATGGTCGCGAAGGTCGCAGATTACGCCCGAGATGGTCGGGTTTATTTTCGGCGTGCATAACGGCAAAGATTTTATACCGGTGGGCGTTACTGAAGAGATGGTCGGACACCGCCTCGGAGAATTTTCGCCCACGCGCAAGTTTGTAAAGCACGGAGGCAAAATGCAAAAAGAGTTGGAATTACAAGCCAAAGAAGCAGAGAAAGCTAAAGCGGCTTCTGCGTCATCTCCGGCCGCGACGGCGCCGGCCAAAAAATAA
- the rplB gene encoding 50S ribosomal protein L2, with translation MIKTFAPRSPGRRQMTGINYRELLTRPRSAPEKSLVFGRKRDVGRNSFGRITTRHKGGGAKRLLRIVDFRFDKKDVPGRVESVEYDPNRTAFIGLVTYKDGEKRYMVLPKDVRPGREILASAKAPILPGNRLPLGELPPGTFVYNISLSAESKAALVRSAGSFAEVVAHDGGYATLKLPSGEVRKIKDDAWASIGQVSNEEHNLVVIGKAGRSRRMGVRPTVRGSAMNPVDHPYGGGEGRTLRGTRRPKNKWGKGTRGVKTRNPNKFSSRFIISRRTKN, from the coding sequence ATGATAAAGACCTTTGCGCCAAGGAGCCCGGGGAGAAGGCAGATGACCGGAATAAACTACCGGGAGCTTTTAACGCGCCCGCGCTCCGCGCCGGAAAAATCTCTGGTATTCGGCAGAAAGCGCGATGTCGGCAGGAACAGCTTCGGCCGCATCACGACACGCCACAAAGGCGGCGGAGCAAAACGGCTTTTGCGAATCGTTGATTTTAGATTTGATAAAAAAGATGTCCCGGGCCGGGTTGAATCGGTTGAGTATGACCCCAACCGCACCGCCTTCATCGGCTTGGTGACATACAAAGACGGAGAGAAAAGATACATGGTTTTGCCCAAAGACGTCCGCCCGGGGCGGGAAATTTTGGCGTCCGCAAAAGCCCCGATTTTGCCGGGCAATCGCTTGCCTTTGGGGGAGCTTCCGCCTGGCACTTTTGTTTATAATATTTCGCTTTCCGCCGAGAGCAAGGCGGCTTTGGTAAGGTCTGCCGGCTCTTTTGCGGAAGTTGTCGCGCACGACGGCGGATACGCGACGCTGAAGCTTCCTTCCGGGGAGGTCAGAAAAATAAAAGACGATGCCTGGGCTTCCATCGGGCAGGTCTCCAATGAGGAGCACAACCTTGTCGTCATCGGTAAGGCCGGGAGGTCGCGGCGCATGGGCGTGCGGCCCACTGTGCGCGGCTCGGCGATGAACCCGGTTGACCATCCTTACGGCGGAGGCGAAGGCAGGACGCTTAGGGGGACACGCCGTCCGAAAAACAAATGGGGCAAGGGAACAAGGGGCGTGAAAACCAGAAACCCGAATAAATTTTCTTCAAGATTTATTATCAGCAGGCGAACTAAAAACTAG
- a CDS encoding 50S ribosomal protein L23 codes for MPFNLAQIFGGWRRKEAKKAPRPADEISRRGRAPSATPPRSSTLGVESSKTPSVFPRGVVKNKSGIAWKLLIAPHISEKATMLGDDRYVFKVADNADKNSLKRAIESRYGVGVEFINIIAPRDKNRRRGQILGVKSGFKKAVVVLKAGDKITEF; via the coding sequence ATGCCGTTTAATTTAGCGCAAATTTTCGGGGGGTGGAGGAGGAAAGAGGCGAAAAAAGCTCCGCGCCCTGCGGATGAAATTTCTAGGCGTGGGCGCGCGCCTTCCGCAACGCCGCCTCGCTCCTCAACACTCGGTGTTGAATCCTCAAAAACACCGAGTGTTTTCCCGCGAGGCGTTGTCAAAAATAAAAGCGGAATCGCTTGGAAATTACTTATCGCGCCTCATATTTCTGAGAAAGCGACGATGCTCGGCGATGACAGGTATGTATTTAAAGTTGCGGACAACGCGGACAAAAATTCGTTAAAACGGGCGATTGAAAGCCGTTACGGCGTCGGCGTTGAATTTATAAATATTATCGCCCCGAGAGATAAAAACCGGAGGCGCGGCCAGATTCTCGGCGTAAAATCGGGATTTAAAAAAGCCGTAGTGGTATTAAAGGCAGGTGACAAGATAACTGAATTTTAA
- the rplD gene encoding 50S ribosomal protein L4 has protein sequence MKTEIYNVKGQKAGTAELPEGIFGAAWKPALVKQVFDGEMANRRRPWAHTKTRGEVRGGGRKPWRQKGTGRARHGSIRSPLWVGGGVAHGPRKERSYEVKMNKKMRRGALLSLLSRKLKEKEVVILDEFKLSRPKTKEAFSVFKNLRSGAEIYKIGERGGRALLALPKSETPKRAAKNLPYVSYIEPRNLNIMELLHNKYLILDKSSIKELEKTYAR, from the coding sequence ATGAAAACGGAAATTTACAACGTAAAAGGCCAGAAAGCTGGAACCGCGGAATTGCCGGAGGGGATTTTCGGCGCGGCTTGGAAGCCGGCGCTGGTAAAACAGGTTTTTGACGGCGAGATGGCTAACCGCAGGCGGCCTTGGGCGCATACAAAAACAAGAGGTGAGGTCCGGGGCGGAGGAAGAAAGCCATGGCGGCAAAAAGGAACAGGGCGGGCGCGTCACGGCTCAATACGCTCTCCTTTGTGGGTCGGAGGAGGAGTCGCCCACGGGCCGCGGAAAGAAAGGAGCTACGAAGTGAAGATGAACAAAAAAATGAGGCGAGGGGCGCTGCTTTCTCTGCTTTCAAGAAAATTAAAAGAGAAAGAGGTTGTGATTTTGGACGAGTTTAAGCTCTCGCGGCCCAAAACCAAAGAGGCGTTCAGTGTTTTTAAAAATTTACGAAGCGGGGCGGAGATTTACAAAATCGGCGAGCGGGGCGGGCGTGCGCTTTTGGCTCTGCCGAAATCCGAGACGCCAAAACGCGCCGCGAAAAATCTGCCGTATGTTTCTTATATTGAGCCGAGGAATTTGAACATTATGGAGCTTTTGCATAACAAATATTTGATTTTGGATAAATCCAGCATTAAAGAATTAGAAAAAACTTATGCCAGGTAG